In one window of Dermochelys coriacea isolate rDerCor1 chromosome 3, rDerCor1.pri.v4, whole genome shotgun sequence DNA:
- the DHRS1 gene encoding dehydrogenase/reductase SDR family member 1: MSGGGRLAGRVCLVTGASRGIGKGIALQLSEAGGTVYITGRRREPLVRAAEEASARGGRCVPVVCDSSREEEVAALFERLQQAEGGRLDVLVSNAFSGVGAIAAQQGLPFWESPAALWDQVNDTGLRGHYLCARYAARLMVPAGRGLIVIVSSPGGLRYMFDVPYGVGKAACDRLAADCAVELRPYGVACVTLWPGLVRTEAVLKEAEGSGPWSVLLQKMIGNSESPEVSGKCVVGLASDPAVMCHSGKVLLTPDLARRYRFCDVDGRPVYNYISVRNVLVTLVPSLACLFHLIPECVSIPKWALALYSSKFSVYPPLQPAPKPGKNV, encoded by the coding sequence ATGTCTGGCGGCGGGCGGCTGGCGGGCCGCGTGTGCCTGGTGACCGGCGCCTCGCGGGGCATAGGGAAGGGTATCGCGCTGCAGCTGTCGGAGGCGGGCGGCACGGTGTACATCACGGGCCGGCGGCGGGAGCCGCTGGTGCGGGCGGCGGAGGAGGCGTCGGCCCGGGGCGGGCGCTGCGTGCCGGTGGTGTGCGACTCGTCGCGGGAGGAGGAGGTGGCGGCGCTGTTCGAGCGGCTGCAGCAGGCGGAGGGCGGGCGGCTGGACGTGCTGGTGAGCAACGCCTTCTCCGGGGTGGGCGCCATCGCTGCCCAGCAGGGGCTGCCCTTCTGGGAGAGCCCGGCCGCCCTCTGGGACCAGGTCAACGACACGGGCCTGCGGGGCCACTACCTCTGCGCCCGCTACGCCGCCCGCCTCATGGTGCCGGCCGGGCGCGGCCTCATCGTCATCGTCTCCTCGCCTGGCGGCCTGCGCTACATGTTCGACGTGCCCTATGGCGTGGGCAAGGCCGCCTGCGACCGCCTGGCCGCCGACTGCGCCGTCGAGCTGCGCCCCTACGGAGTGGCCTGCGTGACGCTGTGGCCCGGCCTCGTCCGCACCGAGGCTGTGCTCAAGGAGGCCGAGGGTTCGGGCCCGTGGAGCGTGTTGCTGCAGAAGATGATTGGTAATTCAGAGAGCCCCGAAGTGAGCGGCAAGTGCGTGGTGGGCCTGGCGTCCGATCCCGCCGTCATGTGCCACAGCGGCAAGGTGCTGCTCACCCCAGACCTCGCCCGCCGCTACCGCTTCTGTGACGTGGACGGGAGACCCGTCTACAACTACATATCGGTGCGCAATGTGCTCGTGACGCTGGTGCCATCACTGGCCTGCCTCTTCCACCTCATCCCAGAGTGCGTCAGCATACCTAAATGGGCTCTCGCACTTTACTCCAGCAAATTCAGTGTCTACCCGCCCCTGCAACCAGCCCCCAAAcctggaaaaaatgtttga